GATAAGGAGCATGGAGATTACCTGGAGAAGTACACTCCAGTTCACGATAAAACCGTTGTCTTTATTAGCGAGCATTCAATTAGTAGGCCCGAAGTGTTTAGATGGAGGAAGAGAATCGAAGAAAGATTTGAACCTCCTAAAGGAATTGATCTGTTACTAATCTTCCCATGTTCAGCTAAGAAGCCTTACTCGAGATCGAGATCTCACATGATGTACAGGAAGGTTATGAAGGAAGCGCTTGGAGAGAAGGTACACAGGGTTCATGAACTGGTAGTGACTTCTCCCTATGGAGTCGTTCCCAGGGAGTGGGAGTGGCTGGCTAAATATGATATAGTCGTTACTGGTCACTGGAGCGAGAGCGAAGTTAGATTTGCAGGAGAATTGCTTGCTCAAACTATTGAGAAGTACCCTGACATTCCTATAGTAGCTCACGTTGAAGGTGGATATAGGGAGGCCGTTAAGTACGCAATGGAGCTTGTGAACAGGGATGTAATATTCACGGCAGTTGGTTCCTCTACGATCTCTAAAGAATCCTTGGATAAGCTGAAGAAAACCCTGAAAGAATTCGATCTCAGGGATGCTGAAAAGGATTATCGTAGGTACAGATTCTATGAAAATGTTAGGAAAGTATTTGACTATTACTTTGGGCTGGGTGCTGGAGAGGCCGTACTTCCTGAAAATGCCCAGATAGTTGGCTCTAAAATGCTAAGATTGATAGTCAATAACTCCCAAACGGGAACTTTTCAAGAGGGAGTTATAAGTGTGACCCCCTTTGGAATGCAGAGGATATATGATAAGCTGAATTCCTACTGGGTTGAGGTTGATTTTGACATAAGGGGAGATGTCTTTGCGGCCGGTGTGGAGAGGGCCGATGAGGGGATAAGGCCGAATGATATTGTAGGAATCGTGAGGGATGGAAGGGTTGTTGCGGTGGGGAGGGCCGTTTTAAGTGGAGAAGAGATGGTTAGGGCCAAGAAAGGTATCGCTGTAAGGGTTAGGAAGAGGGTAAAAAATAAATAATACCCTCTTCAAATTCTCAAATATATGGAAACATTACTACTACTAGCCATACTGCTTGCAGTCGCAAAATTTTCGGGATGGATATTTGAGAAGTTTAATCAGCCCATAGTTCTTGGACAGATCCTTGCCGGCATTTTAATGGGTTTAATCATTGAAAGAAATGAAATTATAATTGAATTTGCAAACCTTGGAGTTCTAATGTTACTATTCTTGGCTGGAATTGAAAGTGACCTTGAGGAGTTCAAAAAAGTGGGAAAGCCAGGTATTCTGGTCGCTGGGGTTGGCGTTCTATTTGCATTCATATTTGGCTTTATCGTGGCTTACCCCTTCTTTGACTTTGGAACTGCTATGCTGTATGGGGCCGTGATGACCCCTACAAGCGTTAGCATAACAGTTAAAGTTCTGATGGAGTTGGGGAAACTTAGAACTAGGGAGGGAACTACAATATTGGCAGCAGCTGTAATTGATGATGTCCTTGGTATTCTAGTCCTAACGATAGTTATCTCGACTCTAAGGGAGGGTAGCGTGCACTATGATATTATTTTGAAGATCCTACTGGAAGTTGCAGGATTTCTGGCCGTATTCCTATACATAGGTCCTGTTTTCATGGAGGATGCCTTCAGGAGGTTATCTAAAATCGACTTACCAGAGGCTACTACTACTTTTGCGGTAGTTTTCTTGGTTCTCT
This Pyrococcus horikoshii OT3 DNA region includes the following protein-coding sequences:
- the arcS gene encoding archaeosine synthase subunit alpha; protein product: MEVIKHDGPGRLGVIRLEPPVQTPALAGVDFTISPFNSYFNPKEYHDYDFNLAPSIPLSYYTPDEVIEKALKRIETVDYSKFNTFYFPALKRDKYYPRFVELIEENDFDAIYIGNSKVMIKDYRGFVATLRILREKFPNAVLITDLEPFFYPLAVYLGVDAFDVRSLKIYSYEGLGFTPFSPVIWDRPNDPIEFAREMIKIIKIAIQEGKLRYLVENFLPTVMNVGILRIADKEHGDYLEKYTPVHDKTVVFISEHSISRPEVFRWRKRIEERFEPPKGIDLLLIFPCSAKKPYSRSRSHMMYRKVMKEALGEKVHRVHELVVTSPYGVVPREWEWLAKYDIVVTGHWSESEVRFAGELLAQTIEKYPDIPIVAHVEGGYREAVKYAMELVNRDVIFTAVGSSTISKESLDKLKKTLKEFDLRDAEKDYRRYRFYENVRKVFDYYFGLGAGEAVLPENAQIVGSKMLRLIVNNSQTGTFQEGVISVTPFGMQRIYDKLNSYWVEVDFDIRGDVFAAGVERADEGIRPNDIVGIVRDGRVVAVGRAVLSGEEMVRAKKGIAVRVRKRVKNK
- a CDS encoding cation:proton antiporter, coding for METLLLLAILLAVAKFSGWIFEKFNQPIVLGQILAGILMGLIIERNEIIIEFANLGVLMLLFLAGIESDLEEFKKVGKPGILVAGVGVLFAFIFGFIVAYPFFDFGTAMLYGAVMTPTSVSITVKVLMELGKLRTREGTTILAAAVIDDVLGILVLTIVISTLREGSVHYDIILKILLEVAGFLAVFLYIGPVFMEDAFRRLSKIDLPEATTTFAVVFLVLFAYLAEHLNLASILGAYLIGLSIGQTSYKKRIEDHMNTLGYSIFIPLFFVDVGMRIDPRFLLQAKVFALLYALIAMLSKVIGCGLGAYLANFDWKSSLKIGIGMIPRLGVELAMITTAMASGIAGSDVLTVAMTMVFLTTLVTPLLLKRIYQIL